A stretch of DNA from Catenulispora acidiphila DSM 44928:
TCTTTCTCTTCGGCTCGTGGCGTGCTCTGGGCTGGACGGACGGGCCTGCTGCCGGTCAGGATGACTGCGCCTGGAGCTCAGCGCCGAGCCGTAGCTCGTCAGCTCTCTGCGCCGCCGCACTATTACCGTTATCCGCATCCTCGTACCCGTCCCGAGGTGGTCGCGTGTTCGCCGAGACGCCGCAGTCGCAGCCGGCGCCTGCGCCGTTGCGCGGCACTGCGGATGAGGAGTTGACCGTGGCGCTCGTGATTCCATTGTCCGGGCCCGCCGGGGTCTTCGGACCCTCCTGCGAGCTGTCGGCGCGGCTGGCGGCCGCCGAGCTCAACGATGCCGGCGGGGTGCTGGGGCGGCGGGTGCGGTTGGTACCGGTGGACGGCGGAGGCGCGCCGGAGCGGGTGGCCGCCGAGGTGGCGGCACTGGTGGACGTCGGTGCGGTGGACGCGGTCGTGGGCTGGCACATCTCGGCGGTGCGACGTGTGCTGGCGCCGCGGATCGCCGGTCGGGTGCCCTACATCTATACCGCGCAGTATGAGGGTGGCGAGCGGACGCCCGGTGTCTTCGTGACCGGGGAGACCCCTGCGCGTCAACTGCTTCCGGCGATGCGGCTGCTGGCCGAGTCCCATGGTGTACGGCGCTGGTTCGTGGTGGGCAACGACTATGTGTGGCCACGTGTGACTGCGCGGGCGGCGCTGCGGTACGCGCGGGCCTGCGGGGGCCGCGTCTGCGGTCAGGAATTCGTCGCGCTGGGCACGCACGAGTACGGCGGGGTGGTGCGCGCCATCGAGCGGAGCGCCGCGGACATCGTTTTGATGCTGTTGAT
This window harbors:
- a CDS encoding substrate-binding domain-containing protein, with the protein product MFAETPQSQPAPAPLRGTADEELTVALVIPLSGPAGVFGPSCELSARLAAAELNDAGGVLGRRVRLVPVDGGGAPERVAAEVAALVDVGAVDAVVGWHISAVRRVLAPRIAGRVPYIYTAQYEGGERTPGVFVTGETPARQLLPAMRLLAESHGVRRWFVVGNDYVWPRVTARAALRYARACGGRVCGQEFVALGTHEYGGVVRAIERSAADIVLMLLIGADAVHFNRAYASHGLHQSVLRLSTHMDENMLMATGAEATENLWAAAGYFETLATAESLEFNGRYAARFGTQAPVLSSLGESCYEGVRLLAALASRAHSLNVRTLLRAGSAAAYEGPRGAVRLHGNHVEHPIYLARADAFDFDIVAQL